A single region of the Anaerococcus urinomassiliensis genome encodes:
- a CDS encoding lytic transglycosylase domain-containing protein: protein MKVLKFIGKVLGFILLTILTLVAISYGVIAYQTSRTQINYQDQINEYSNKYNVDPLLTASIIKVESDFDNDAQSHQGAKGLMQLLDETAKHSAEVIGEDYYPDKLNDIDYNLKLGVGYYNFLYNYYNNKELALAAYNGGVGNVDKWIDQGILDKENPDISKIPFDETRQYVTKVMANYEVYKTFYKDGLPSNLELSDLGQLAYNNFMVFLGNIIDDIA from the coding sequence ATGAAAGTTTTAAAATTTATAGGAAAAGTCTTAGGATTTATTCTTCTGACAATCCTTACCCTAGTGGCAATAAGCTATGGGGTAATTGCTTACCAAACATCTAGGACTCAGATAAATTACCAAGATCAGATAAATGAGTATTCAAATAAATACAATGTCGATCCATTGCTGACAGCTTCTATTATAAAAGTTGAGTCAGATTTTGATAATGATGCACAAAGCCACCAAGGAGCCAAGGGTTTGATGCAGTTATTAGATGAAACTGCCAAACACTCAGCAGAAGTGATAGGAGAAGACTACTATCCAGATAAGCTAAATGACATTGATTATAACTTAAAACTTGGTGTTGGCTATTACAACTTCCTATATAATTATTACAACAATAAGGAATTAGCCCTTGCAGCCTACAATGGTGGGGTAGGAAATGTCGACAAATGGATAGATCAAGGAATTCTTGATAAAGAAAATCCAGATATCTCAAAGATACCTTTCGATGAAACTAGACAATATGTGACAAAAGTTATGGCAAATTATGAAGTTTACAAGACTTTTTACAAAGATGGACTTCCATCAAATTTAGAATTGTCAGATTTAGGGCAGCTAGCTTACAATAATTTTATGGTTTTTTTGGGCAATATTATAGATGATATTGCCTAA
- the coaE gene encoding dephospho-CoA kinase (Dephospho-CoA kinase (CoaE) performs the final step in coenzyme A biosynthesis.): protein MNPSKIVITGTIASGKSTLSSLLTDLGFTVLSADEINRKLLEVGGRNYQAIKNSPSFDDAFIGENLDKKKLAKIIFSDEDKLLELNQLTHKNIINELEKAIDSLDEKVVFVEIPLYFQMKEKFACDEVWLVTAKHDTQVERLMDRDNIDSSYAKEKIEKQKEQIQMQEQSDVVFDNSGSVADLIKELKIVLEKKDLL from the coding sequence ATGAATCCAAGTAAAATAGTAATCACAGGAACTATAGCCTCTGGCAAGTCTACCTTATCAAGCTTATTAACCGATTTGGGTTTTACAGTCCTATCCGCTGATGAAATCAATAGGAAATTACTAGAAGTTGGTGGTAGGAATTATCAAGCTATCAAAAACTCACCTTCTTTTGATGATGCATTTATTGGTGAGAATTTAGATAAGAAAAAATTAGCAAAAATTATTTTTTCTGATGAAGATAAATTATTGGAATTAAATCAATTAACTCACAAAAACATTATTAACGAGCTAGAAAAAGCTATTGATAGCCTGGATGAAAAAGTGGTATTTGTAGAAATTCCTCTATATTTTCAAATGAAAGAGAAATTTGCTTGTGATGAAGTTTGGCTTGTTACTGCAAAACATGATACCCAAGTAGAAAGACTGATGGATCGAGATAATATAGATTCATCCTATGCCAAAGAAAAGATAGAAAAACAAAAAGAGCAAATTCAAATGCAAGAGCAAAGCGATGTAGTTTTTGACAACAGCGGTTCTGTAGCAGATTTGATTAAAGAATTAAAAATTGTTTTGGAAAAAAAGGATTTATTATGA
- the polA gene encoding DNA polymerase I, translating to MTKTLMLIDGSSLIFRAFFALPNLTNNDGVMTNGVYGFLTMYQNAFDTYKPDSVLVAFDRSGKTFRHDEFKDYKATRDKMPSELSYQFGILKDILDSMGVQYTDLDGYEADDIVGTYAKVGQEAGYEVVIITGDRDYLQLVDDNITVYLTKKGISDMVEYNVFTIKEEFGLSPKQLIDVKGLEGDKSDNIPGVDGIGPKKAIGFIKDYGSIEGLYEHIDEISGKKTKQNLIDSEHIAYMSKKIGTIVTNAPVDIELDALKLGQVDEKNLREKFSKYNFNKFIENLDKNTDTQVEEKSFDIDTTNDLKALVDKIESAKEFTFKSIYDGDNYIHSNIYKIAIKTKDSKTFIVDPDKDFVDAFREIFADGEIIKNSFDIKEDIVLLDKIGINMELPYHDLMLMHYLIDPSRSSYDVKTLSQAYSDYEVISTVDLIGKGAKTKSYGDIDQDALNNYLGSVLYTLENTKNKLIDELKDYQMYDLYEDIEIKLSKVLSEMEIAGFVTDREVLEALKAEIDEIIDKLTTEIYELAGSEFNINSTKQLGEVLFTDLDLPVIKKTKTGFSTDASVLEKLRDKHQIIPKIEQYREMYKLRSTYIEGLENSIDEDGRIRSTFRQNIASTGRLSSTEPNLQNLPIRTEEGRKIRKAFKASPGMILIDADYSQIELRILASLSEDQNMIDAFINGVDIHTKTASEVFDTPLDEVTKVQRYNAKAVNFGIIYGISDYGLSQNLNIPRKVAKDYIENYKASYPNIKKYMENIIKEAREEGYTETLFHRRRYIPEISSRNFNVRSFGERVALNTPIQGTAADIIKIAMIKTYENLKKSGLDARIILQIHDEIILESSLDDKDQAIEILRESMESAAKLSVPLLVDIDTGESMYESK from the coding sequence ATGACAAAAACACTAATGTTAATTGATGGATCAAGTTTAATATTTAGGGCTTTTTTTGCTCTGCCCAATCTTACAAATAATGATGGGGTCATGACTAATGGTGTCTATGGATTTTTGACCATGTACCAAAATGCCTTTGATACTTATAAACCAGATTCAGTACTTGTTGCTTTTGACAGATCTGGGAAAACTTTCCGTCATGACGAATTTAAAGATTACAAGGCGACTAGAGATAAGATGCCATCAGAACTTTCTTATCAATTTGGAATTCTAAAAGATATCCTTGATTCAATGGGGGTACAATATACTGACCTTGATGGTTACGAAGCTGATGATATAGTCGGTACCTATGCTAAGGTGGGTCAAGAAGCAGGCTATGAAGTTGTAATAATAACTGGAGATAGGGACTATCTACAATTGGTTGATGATAATATTACTGTTTACCTCACTAAAAAGGGTATTTCAGATATGGTCGAATACAATGTATTTACCATTAAAGAAGAATTTGGTCTAAGTCCAAAACAACTTATAGATGTTAAGGGACTTGAGGGAGATAAGTCAGATAATATACCAGGCGTTGATGGAATCGGTCCTAAAAAAGCTATAGGATTTATAAAAGACTATGGGTCAATAGAGGGTCTTTACGAACATATAGATGAAATTTCTGGCAAAAAGACTAAGCAAAACCTAATCGACAGTGAGCATATTGCCTATATGAGCAAGAAAATCGGAACCATAGTTACAAATGCTCCGGTTGATATTGAATTAGATGCTTTGAAATTAGGTCAAGTTGATGAGAAAAATCTAAGAGAAAAATTTTCTAAGTATAACTTTAATAAATTTATCGAGAACTTAGATAAAAATACTGACACACAAGTAGAAGAAAAATCTTTTGACATAGATACTACAAATGACTTAAAAGCTTTAGTTGATAAGATAGAAAGTGCCAAAGAATTTACTTTTAAGTCCATATATGATGGGGATAACTACATCCACTCAAATATTTATAAGATTGCTATAAAGACAAAAGATTCCAAAACATTTATTGTAGATCCAGATAAAGATTTTGTTGATGCTTTTAGAGAAATATTTGCAGATGGAGAGATAATAAAAAATTCATTTGATATCAAAGAAGATATAGTTTTGCTTGACAAAATCGGCATAAATATGGAATTACCTTACCATGACCTAATGCTCATGCATTATCTGATAGATCCTTCTAGGTCATCTTATGATGTAAAAACCTTAAGCCAAGCTTATTCTGATTACGAAGTTATAAGTACGGTTGATCTCATAGGAAAGGGAGCAAAAACCAAATCATATGGGGATATCGACCAGGACGCTTTGAATAACTACCTAGGATCTGTCCTATACACATTGGAAAATACTAAGAATAAGCTGATTGATGAACTTAAAGATTATCAAATGTATGACCTTTATGAGGATATAGAAATTAAATTATCCAAGGTTTTATCAGAGATGGAAATTGCTGGATTTGTGACAGATAGAGAGGTCTTAGAAGCTTTAAAAGCTGAAATAGATGAAATTATCGATAAGCTTACCACGGAGATATATGAACTAGCAGGCTCTGAATTTAATATAAATTCTACCAAGCAGCTAGGAGAAGTATTGTTTACTGATTTGGACTTACCTGTTATCAAGAAAACTAAAACAGGATTTTCTACTGATGCATCAGTGCTAGAGAAACTTAGGGATAAGCACCAAATAATCCCAAAAATCGAACAATATAGGGAAATGTACAAACTTCGTTCAACCTATATCGAAGGCCTTGAAAACTCTATAGATGAAGATGGCAGGATAAGATCTACTTTTAGGCAAAATATTGCATCGACTGGCAGACTTTCATCAACTGAGCCAAATCTTCAAAATCTACCTATAAGGACTGAAGAGGGCAGAAAAATTAGAAAGGCCTTCAAGGCAAGTCCAGGAATGATTTTGATAGATGCTGACTATTCGCAAATCGAGCTTAGGATTCTAGCCTCCCTATCAGAAGATCAAAATATGATAGATGCCTTCATAAATGGAGTAGATATACACACAAAGACAGCGTCAGAAGTTTTTGATACGCCGCTTGATGAGGTTACTAAAGTTCAAAGATACAATGCCAAGGCTGTAAACTTTGGGATAATTTATGGCATAAGTGACTACGGTCTTTCCCAAAACTTAAATATTCCTAGAAAAGTAGCCAAAGATTATATAGAAAACTACAAGGCGAGTTATCCAAATATCAAAAAATATATGGAAAATATCATCAAGGAAGCAAGAGAAGAGGGCTATACTGAAACCCTATTTCACAGGAGAAGGTATATACCGGAGATTTCGTCAAGAAACTTCAATGTAAGAAGCTTTGGAGAGAGGGTTGCCTTAAATACTCCAATCCAAGGGACAGCAGCAGATATCATAAAAATAGCCATGATCAAAACTTACGAGAATCTCAAAAAATCTGGTCTTGATGCTAGAATTATCCTACAAATTCATGATGAGATTATTCTTGAATCAAGTCTTGATGATAAAGACCAAGCTATAGAAATATTACGAGAGTCAATGGAATCAGCGGCAAAACTTTCTGTACCACTTTTAGTTGATATAGATACTGGAGAAAGTATGTATGAATCCAAGTAA
- a CDS encoding phosphatase PAP2 family protein → MNSFTSFELSILDAIQSIRNPFLDEFMVAISSLGNAAIIWICLIIVFLSTKEYKKMAQIMIIAFIGNLIIINLGLKNVVNRTRPYEYVKGLELLIPKVGNASFPSGHSSYAATFVTIILFMGKSKLLKRFTLILAIFISFSRLYLHVHFPSDVIAGIILGIIIGIFSMKFYFSDYYKKHHLQGK, encoded by the coding sequence ATGAATTCTTTTACAAGTTTTGAACTTTCTATATTAGATGCTATACAAAGTATTAGAAATCCATTCCTAGATGAATTTATGGTTGCCATATCTTCTCTAGGAAATGCAGCCATAATTTGGATATGTTTAATAATAGTATTCCTATCAACAAAGGAATACAAAAAAATGGCCCAAATAATGATAATTGCCTTTATAGGTAACTTAATAATCATAAACTTGGGTTTAAAAAATGTAGTCAATAGAACAAGACCCTATGAATATGTAAAAGGACTAGAATTACTAATACCAAAAGTAGGCAATGCCTCATTTCCATCTGGCCACAGCTCATATGCTGCCACATTTGTTACGATAATATTATTTATGGGCAAATCAAAATTGCTCAAGAGATTTACATTAATCCTAGCTATTTTTATCTCATTTAGTAGGCTATACCTACACGTCCACTTCCCATCAGATGTAATAGCTGGAATAATACTTGGCATAATAATAGGAATATTTTCTATGAAGTTTTATTTTTCAGATTATTATAAAAAACACCATTTACAAGGTAAATAA
- a CDS encoding CapA family protein, with translation MKINRKIFSVLFLSVFLVACSNKEARPTSDKEVVRTADLIENINQSQSDESVDESSQSEQVTEENGQEVDKKATEANQEELEDQKLNTVKIKTFGDIMAHLAQIQYAYNKGGGTYDFSDSFSYVSDYISDADISIGNYETTTNPNLAYAGFPRFNAPKEYLSAIKDAGFDVLTTANNHSLDTEVEGLFTTIEAMDELGIDHVGSKKSGQSRILYKNVNGIKLAFLAYTYGANGLVDLVQVREEIAELNYLHPEEIKSDIKEAKANGADFVIVYPHWGIEYHSDPSSDQVELGRNMIEWGADLVIGNHPHVVEPYEYYEASDGRTGFIAYALGNFISFQNLENNNDIRTEQSVSYEIDLTKDPKNGSTSIENIEAHPIWVGVNHNDYGTSVQSHMAEDFLDGGKYYDQVNDYQRSRIQQAYDMTVETIDKGN, from the coding sequence GTGAAAATAAATAGAAAAATTTTTAGTGTATTATTTCTTAGTGTTTTTTTGGTAGCTTGTTCTAACAAAGAAGCTCGTCCTACTAGTGATAAAGAAGTAGTTAGAACAGCTGACTTGATTGAAAATATCAACCAAAGCCAAAGTGATGAAAGCGTTGATGAAAGTAGTCAAAGTGAGCAGGTAACAGAAGAAAATGGACAGGAAGTTGATAAAAAAGCAACAGAAGCTAATCAAGAAGAGCTAGAAGATCAGAAACTAAATACAGTTAAAATCAAAACTTTTGGGGATATAATGGCTCACCTTGCACAAATTCAATATGCCTACAACAAGGGTGGTGGGACCTATGATTTCTCAGATTCCTTTTCATATGTCAGTGATTATATTAGCGATGCAGATATTTCCATAGGTAATTATGAAACAACAACCAATCCAAATCTAGCATATGCTGGCTTTCCAAGATTTAATGCGCCAAAAGAATATCTATCAGCCATTAAAGATGCAGGCTTTGATGTACTGACTACAGCCAACAACCACTCACTTGACACAGAAGTTGAAGGATTATTTACAACAATTGAAGCTATGGATGAATTGGGAATTGACCATGTAGGCTCAAAAAAATCTGGCCAAAGTAGGATTTTGTATAAAAATGTCAATGGGATAAAATTAGCCTTTTTAGCCTATACTTATGGGGCAAATGGCCTAGTTGACCTAGTTCAAGTTAGAGAAGAAATAGCAGAACTAAACTACCTTCACCCAGAAGAAATAAAATCCGATATCAAAGAGGCAAAGGCTAATGGTGCTGATTTTGTAATAGTATATCCACATTGGGGCATAGAATATCATTCTGATCCAAGTAGCGACCAAGTAGAATTAGGCAGAAATATGATTGAATGGGGAGCTGACCTTGTCATAGGTAATCACCCACACGTTGTTGAGCCGTACGAATACTACGAAGCTAGTGATGGTAGGACTGGCTTTATAGCCTACGCTCTAGGCAATTTCATAAGTTTCCAAAATCTTGAAAACAACAATGACATTAGGACTGAACAATCAGTAAGCTATGAAATAGATTTGACCAAAGATCCTAAAAATGGATCTACATCTATTGAAAATATTGAAGCTCACCCAATTTGGGTAGGTGTAAATCATAATGATTATGGAACAAGTGTTCAAAGTCATATGGCAGAAGATTTCCTAGATGGTGGAAAATACTATGACCAAGTCAATGACTACCAAAGATCGAGAATCCAACAAGCCTATGACATGACTGTTGAGACTATAGATAAGGGAAATTAG
- a CDS encoding PaaI family thioesterase — translation MTFTDTLGVEIHEINEQNLEMRIPFKDEYKNELGAVHGAIIMALADIATGILANQLKYTAPTQSSYTNFLRPILDTKYIYAKSEIIKRGKRTVTVDCKIWSDDTKLAAVNRSEYTIVDNIDRKPSKLTESLKSGNYKRY, via the coding sequence ATGACATTTACTGATACTTTAGGTGTAGAAATACATGAAATAAATGAGCAAAATTTGGAGATGAGAATCCCCTTTAAAGATGAATATAAAAATGAACTAGGAGCTGTTCATGGAGCTATAATTATGGCTCTTGCTGATATTGCAACTGGTATTTTAGCCAATCAATTAAAATATACTGCCCCGACTCAAAGTTCATATACTAATTTTTTAAGGCCAATTTTGGATACCAAATATATTTATGCCAAATCTGAAATTATTAAAAGAGGAAAAAGAACTGTTACTGTAGATTGCAAGATATGGTCCGATGATACAAAACTCGCTGCTGTAAATAGGTCAGAATATACCATAGTTGATAATATAGATAGGAAACCATCCAAACTTACAGAAAGTTTAAAATCAGGTAATTATAAAAGATATTAA
- a CDS encoding DUF3100 domain-containing protein → MRLHIIILLVVIAAEAIGIIPFDLGIVKFKLLPMIYALIIGIFVARRLSKSSISERDMARAGEYVSISCLFLIAFMATAIGPNISTVIKAGPALILQEFGNLGTIFISIPIAVFVFKMDRTAIGSGFSISREEGLGIVANLYGLDSPEGRGVMGSYITGTLLGTIAFSIISSIFVNIPWFSPESLSMAAGTGSASMMSGAIAPIIEAFPEKEQALMGYGATSQVLSAVDTVYVAFFLGIPIAEWLYKICKGKEKYEAEKAALAPTRHIEKKDEKEANLGFGKTLSKYLGVLCITAVISIAGLYVSSIRMGSDSTMADVLVGMLWLFGITVIGLILDLLLQKVHINLPTILYIAFLASFASIPGISPVAAPFNEAMTHLDLLPLCTPILAYAGISSAKELDSFKKQGLKIVVITLCALLGTYIGSAVIANIVLKLMGTV, encoded by the coding sequence ATGAGACTACATATTATTATTTTATTAGTAGTTATTGCAGCAGAAGCTATTGGAATTATTCCATTTGATCTTGGAATTGTTAAATTTAAGCTTCTACCAATGATCTACGCACTTATTATTGGAATTTTTGTAGCTCGTAGACTAAGTAAAAGTTCTATTTCAGAACGTGATATGGCAAGAGCTGGTGAATATGTCAGCATTTCTTGTTTGTTCTTGATTGCTTTTATGGCAACAGCTATTGGACCAAATATTTCTACTGTTATTAAGGCAGGACCTGCTTTAATCTTACAAGAATTTGGTAACCTTGGTACAATTTTTATTTCTATTCCAATTGCAGTTTTTGTATTTAAAATGGATAGAACAGCTATTGGTTCTGGTTTTTCTATTTCTAGAGAAGAAGGACTTGGAATTGTTGCAAATTTATATGGATTAGATTCTCCAGAAGGTCGTGGAGTTATGGGTTCATACATAACAGGAACACTTCTTGGAACAATTGCATTTTCTATAATTTCATCAATTTTTGTAAATATACCATGGTTTAGTCCTGAATCATTATCTATGGCTGCAGGAACTGGATCTGCATCTATGATGAGTGGAGCTATTGCTCCAATTATTGAAGCTTTTCCAGAAAAAGAACAAGCTTTAATGGGATATGGTGCTACAAGTCAAGTTTTATCAGCAGTTGATACTGTTTATGTTGCATTTTTCTTAGGAATTCCTATAGCAGAATGGCTATATAAAATTTGTAAAGGAAAAGAAAAATATGAAGCAGAAAAAGCTGCTCTTGCTCCAACTCGTCATATTGAAAAAAAGGATGAAAAAGAAGCAAATTTAGGCTTTGGAAAAACTCTTTCAAAATATTTAGGAGTTTTATGTATAACAGCAGTAATTTCTATAGCTGGTCTTTACGTTTCAAGTATTAGAATGGGATCAGATTCAACTATGGCAGATGTTTTAGTTGGAATGCTTTGGTTATTTGGTATTACTGTAATTGGTTTAATTTTGGATCTTTTACTTCAAAAAGTTCACATAAATTTACCAACAATTCTATATATAGCATTTTTAGCATCTTTCGCATCAATTCCTGGAATTTCACCAGTGGCAGCACCTTTCAATGAAGCTATGACTCATCTAGATTTATTGCCACTTTGTACACCAATTTTGGCATATGCTGGAATTTCATCAGCAAAAGAATTAGATTCATTCAAAAAACAAGGTCTAAAAATAGTAGTAATAACATTATGTGCCCTATTAGGAACTTATATAGGCTCAGCTGTTATTGCAAATATTGTATTAAAATTGATGGGAACAGTTTAA
- a CDS encoding helix-turn-helix domain-containing protein: MKYSYEFKKECVQLYREGKWPDTPEGAKEKNFHDSIRTWFKLEELHGPEILKHGNNINWTADEKLEMISKVLAGNSIKSIAIENGINDGQLYSWVNKYKNYGYNGLVNKKKGRKSKNTSMKNNNNHKAKELNESEREELIKLRAENEYIKAENEIIKKEIALREERYAAQLKAKKQRLSKNSKKKDTD, translated from the coding sequence ATGAAATATAGTTATGAATTCAAAAAAGAATGCGTACAATTGTATAGAGAAGGTAAATGGCCTGATACACCTGAAGGAGCTAAAGAAAAAAACTTTCATGATTCAATTAGAACATGGTTTAAGTTAGAAGAACTTCATGGACCAGAAATTTTAAAACACGGAAATAATATTAATTGGACTGCTGATGAGAAATTAGAAATGATATCTAAAGTGTTAGCTGGAAATTCCATAAAATCTATAGCAATCGAAAATGGAATCAATGATGGACAACTTTATTCATGGGTTAACAAGTATAAAAATTATGGATATAATGGTCTTGTGAATAAAAAGAAAGGCCGTAAATCTAAAAATACAAGTATGAAAAATAATAATAACCATAAAGCAAAAGAACTTAATGAATCTGAAAGAGAAGAACTAATAAAACTTAGAGCAGAAAATGAATATATAAAAGCAGAAAACGAAATAATAAAAAAAGAGATCGCCTTGAGAGAAGAACGTTACGCTGCGCAACTCAAGGCGAAAAAGCAGCGATTGTCAAAGAACTCAAAGAAGAAGGATACAGACTAA
- a CDS encoding IS3 family transposase — MVKELKEEGYRLKYLLKAIDMPRSTYYFEINKVDNIKIKNSHIADKITQIFNLHKGRYGVRRVYMDLINQGYVINHKRVQRIMHELKLFGKRSKEKYHSYKGKVGKVADNIINRDFKADRPLQKWTTDVSEFKFSWGKCYISPILDMYTNEIISYDLSLSPNLNQISNMLEKAFNKFPKLDNLILHSDQGWQYQHEYYVNELKRHGIRQSMSRKGNCYDNSIMETFFGRLKNEVYYGYEKSYSSFEEFSKVIEEYIYYYNNERIQSKTKWMPPTKYRLASTNN, encoded by the coding sequence ATTGTCAAAGAACTCAAAGAAGAAGGATACAGACTAAAATATCTTTTAAAAGCTATTGATATGCCAAGATCAACATACTATTTTGAAATAAACAAAGTTGATAATATAAAGATTAAGAATAGTCATATTGCAGATAAAATAACTCAAATATTTAACTTACACAAAGGAAGATATGGAGTAAGAAGAGTATATATGGATCTGATAAATCAAGGTTATGTCATAAATCATAAAAGAGTTCAAAGAATAATGCATGAGCTAAAACTATTTGGAAAAAGATCTAAGGAAAAATATCACTCATATAAGGGGAAGGTAGGTAAAGTAGCTGATAATATAATAAATAGAGATTTCAAGGCAGATAGACCTCTACAAAAATGGACTACTGATGTGTCAGAATTTAAATTCTCTTGGGGTAAGTGCTACATATCTCCAATACTTGATATGTATACCAATGAGATTATTTCTTACGACCTATCCTTAAGTCCCAACTTAAATCAGATATCAAATATGTTAGAAAAAGCATTTAATAAATTTCCAAAACTAGATAACTTAATTCTACATTCAGATCAAGGTTGGCAATACCAACATGAATATTATGTAAATGAGCTTAAAAGACATGGTATAAGACAATCCATGTCAAGAAAAGGGAATTGCTATGATAACTCCATAATGGAAACATTCTTTGGAAGGCTAAAAAATGAAGTTTATTATGGATATGAAAAGAGCTATAGCTCTTTTGAAGAATTTTCAAAAGTAATAGAGGAATATATTTACTATTACAACAACGAAAGGATTCAATCAAAAACAAAATGGATGCCGCCTACAAAATATAGGTTAGCATCCACTAATAATTAA
- a CDS encoding cysteine-rich outer membrane protein → MTDISNYKDTSVAKKFIKNYNLATLFLSIGILLVIISFIPLLIIESQQAENKYISTIIIAALGLLMIVVSNYKISSLKHKNKTKYTVAAYDYVDDRSIEVNKIFRRDLIIGILIIILSLSFYFLFKSNTIIQEEYIKYFNSFLILLFAIGVFLITNSKGKRDALKYIKENI, encoded by the coding sequence ATGACAGATATTTCAAATTATAAGGATACAAGTGTAGCGAAAAAATTTATCAAAAATTATAATCTTGCAACATTATTTTTATCTATAGGAATTTTATTAGTTATTATATCATTCATACCTTTGCTTATTATTGAAAGTCAACAAGCAGAAAATAAATACATATCTACTATAATTATTGCAGCTCTTGGCTTATTGATGATAGTAGTAAGCAATTATAAAATCAGCTCACTTAAGCATAAAAATAAGACAAAGTACACAGTTGCAGCTTATGACTATGTGGATGATAGATCTATAGAGGTTAATAAGATTTTTAGACGTGATTTAATTATTGGGATTTTAATAATCATATTAAGCCTAAGCTTTTATTTTTTATTCAAAAGCAATACGATAATCCAAGAAGAATATATAAAATACTTTAACTCATTTCTTATATTACTCTTTGCTATAGGAGTTTTTCTAATAACTAATAGCAAGGGAAAACGTGATGCTTTGAAGTATATAAAAGAAAACATCTAG
- the metG gene encoding methionine--tRNA ligase subunit beta produces the protein MKPTGKNAVENKEASVQTIDHEEEVIDFTGVKTEEFYDDIDFDNFAACDFRVVKVKNCEEVPKSKKLLKFTLDDGSGEDRIILSGIKQYYNPEELIGKNLVAIVNLPPRAMMGEESNGMILSAIHEQNGEEGLNVLMVSNRIPAGAKIE, from the coding sequence ATGAAACCAACAGGCAAAAACGCTGTTGAAAACAAAGAAGCAAGTGTTCAAACTATTGATCACGAAGAAGAAGTTATAGATTTCACAGGTGTGAAAACAGAAGAATTCTATGATGACATAGACTTTGATAATTTTGCTGCTTGTGACTTTAGAGTAGTTAAAGTTAAAAATTGTGAAGAAGTACCAAAATCAAAGAAACTATTAAAATTCACTTTGGATGATGGTAGTGGAGAAGATAGAATTATCCTATCTGGTATCAAACAATATTACAATCCAGAAGAATTAATAGGCAAAAACCTTGTAGCTATAGTAAATCTTCCACCAAGAGCTATGATGGGAGAAGAATCTAACGGTATGATTCTATCAGCAATCCATGAACAAAATGGTGAAGAAGGTCTAAATGTTCTAATGGTAAGCAATAGAATACCAGCAGGAGCAAAAATAGAATAA